One Excalfactoria chinensis isolate bCotChi1 chromosome 19, bCotChi1.hap2, whole genome shotgun sequence genomic window carries:
- the YWHAE gene encoding 14-3-3 protein epsilon, which translates to MDDREDLVYQAKLAEQAERYDEMVESMKKVAGMDVELTVEERNLLSVAYKNVIGARRASWRIISSIEQKEENKGGEDKLKMIREYRQMVETELKLICCDILDVLDKHLIPAANTGESKVFYYKMKGDYHRYLAEFATGNDRKEAAENSLVAYKAASDIAMTELPPTHPIRLGLALNFSVFYYEILNSPDRACRLAKAAFDDAIAELDTLSEESYKDSTLIMQLLRDNLTLWTSDMQGDGEEQNKEALQDVEDENQ; encoded by the exons ATGGACGATCGGGAGGACCTCGTCTATCAGGCTAAGTTGGCCGAGCAGGCTGAGCGCTACGATG AAATGGTTGAATCAATGAAGAAAGTTGCTGGAATGGACGTGGAGTTgacagtggaagaaagaaacctGCTTTCTGTTGCATATAAAAACGTGATTGGAGCCAGAAGAGCTTCCTGGAGAATAATCAGCAGCAttgaacagaaagaagaaaacaaaggaggagaagataaattaaaaatgattcGGGAATATCGGCAAATG gttGAGACTGAACTGAAGTTAATCTGTTGTGACATTCTGGATGTACTGGACAAACACCTCATTCCAGCAGCTAACACTGGCGAGTCCAAGGTTTTCTATTACAAAAT GAAGGGGGACTACCATAGGTATCTGGCTGAGTTTGCCACAGGAAATGACAGGAAGGAGGCTGCAGAGAACAGCTTGGTGGCTTACAAGGCTGCTAGTGATATTGCAATGACAGAACTCCCACCAACACATCCTATCCGCCTAGGACTTGCCCTCAACTTCTCTGTATTCTACTATGAAATTCTTAATTCTCCTGATCGTGCCTGCAG GTTGGCGAAAGCAGCTTTTGATGATGCTATTGCAGAACTGGATACGCTGAGTGAAGAAAGCTATAAGGACTCTACACTTATCATGCAGTTGTTACGTGATAACCTGACACTATGGACTTCAGACATGCAGGGTGATG GTgaagaacagaataaagaagCGCTGCAGGATGTGGAAGATGAAAACCAGTGA